A region of Mesoplodon densirostris isolate mMesDen1 chromosome 11, mMesDen1 primary haplotype, whole genome shotgun sequence DNA encodes the following proteins:
- the TNFRSF1A gene encoding tumor necrosis factor receptor superfamily member 1A isoform X1, whose product MGLPTVPGLLLPLVLRALLVDVYPAGIHGLVPHPGDREKRESSCPQGKYSHPQNNSICCTKCHKGTYLYNDCPGPGLDTDCRVCARGTFTASENHLRQCLSCSKCRKEMYQVEIAPCAVDQDTVCGCRKNQYRKYWSETLFQCLNCSLCPNGTVHHSCKERQDTICNCHVGFFLRDAECVSCAHCKNTECEKLCPALPVTSNNSQDPGTTVLLPLVIIFGLGLASFLLVVLACRYQRWKPKFYSIICGQSAPVKEGEPEPLASAPSFSPIPSFSPASSPTFTPCDSLWSNFRVTSLPREMAPPHQRAGPILPAPPASTPVPTPVQKWEASAHGAPSAPAPLADADPATLYAVVDGVPPLRWKEFVRRLGLSDHEIERLELQNSRCLREAQYSMLAAWRRRTPRREATLELLGRVLRDMDLLGCLEDIEEALGGPAPIAPEPRLPR is encoded by the exons ATGGGCCTCCCCACCGTGCCTGGCCTGCTGCTGCCGCTG GTGCTCCGGGCTCTGTTGGTGGATGTGTACCCCGCGGGGATTCATGGGCTGGTCCCTCACCCTGGGGAccgggagaagagagagagttcGTGTCCCCAAGGGAAATATAGCCACCctcaaaataattccatttgctgCACAAAGTGCCACAAAG GCACCTACCTGTACAATGATTGTCCGGGCCCGGGGCTGGACACGGACTGCAGGGTATGTGCCCGCGGCACCTTTACCGCTTCGGAGAACCACCTCAGACAATGCCTGAGCTGCTCCAAGTGCCGGAAAG AAATGTACCAGGTGGAGATTGCTCCTTGTGCAGTGGACCAGGATACCGTGTGTGGCTGTAGGAAGAACCAGTATCGGAAGTATTGGAGTGAAACTCTCTTCCAGTGTCTGAACTGCAGCCTCTGCCCCAACGGCACGGTGCACCACTCCT GCAAGGAGAGACAGGACACCATCTGCAACTGCCACGTGGGGTTCTTTCTAAGAGATGCTGAGTGCGTCTCCTGTGCTCA CTGTAAGAACACGGAGTGCGAGAAGTTATGTCCAGCTCTACCTGTAACTAGTAACAACTCTCAGGACCCAG GCACCACAGTACTGTTGCCCCTGGTGATCATCTTTGGTCTTGGCCTGGCATCCTTCCTCCTCGTTGTTTTAGCATGCCGATACCAGCGGTGGAAGCCCAAGTTCTACTCCATCA TTTGTGGGCAGTCGGCTCCTGTAAAGGAG ggggagccagagcccctggcCTCGGCCCCAAGCTTCAGTCCCATCCCGAGCTTCAGTCCTGCCTCCAGTCCCACCTTCACCCCCTGTGACTCCCTGTGGTCCAACTTCAGAGTCACATCACTCCCCAGAGAGATGGCCCCGCCCCACCAAAGGGCTGGCCCCATCCTCCCTGCGCCTCCAGCCTCCACCCCCGTCCCCACCCCTGTGCAGAAGTGGGAGGCCAGCGCCCACGGCGCCCCCAGCGCCCCCGCTCCGCTCGCAGATG CCGACCCCGCGACACTGTACGCCGTGGTGGATGGCGTGCCCCCGTTGCGCTGGAAGGAGTTCGTGCGGCGCCTGGGGCTGAGTGATCACGAAATCGAGCGGCTGGAGCTGCAGAACTCACGCTGCCTGCGCGAGGCGCAGTACAGCATGCTGGCGGCCTGGCGGCGGCGCACCCCACGGCGCGAGGCCACGCTGGAGCTGCTGGGCCGCGTACTCCGCGACATGGACCTGCTCGGCTGCCTGGAGGACATCGAGGAAGCGCTGGGCGGCCCCGCCCCCATCGCGCCCGAGCCCCGCCTTCCCCGATGA
- the TNFRSF1A gene encoding tumor necrosis factor receptor superfamily member 1A isoform X2, producing the protein MYQVEIAPCAVDQDTVCGCRKNQYRKYWSETLFQCLNCSLCPNGTVHHSCKERQDTICNCHVGFFLRDAECVSCAHCKNTECEKLCPALPVTSNNSQDPGTTVLLPLVIIFGLGLASFLLVVLACRYQRWKPKFYSIICGQSAPVKEGEPEPLASAPSFSPIPSFSPASSPTFTPCDSLWSNFRVTSLPREMAPPHQRAGPILPAPPASTPVPTPVQKWEASAHGAPSAPAPLADADPATLYAVVDGVPPLRWKEFVRRLGLSDHEIERLELQNSRCLREAQYSMLAAWRRRTPRREATLELLGRVLRDMDLLGCLEDIEEALGGPAPIAPEPRLPR; encoded by the exons ATGTACCAGGTGGAGATTGCTCCTTGTGCAGTGGACCAGGATACCGTGTGTGGCTGTAGGAAGAACCAGTATCGGAAGTATTGGAGTGAAACTCTCTTCCAGTGTCTGAACTGCAGCCTCTGCCCCAACGGCACGGTGCACCACTCCT GCAAGGAGAGACAGGACACCATCTGCAACTGCCACGTGGGGTTCTTTCTAAGAGATGCTGAGTGCGTCTCCTGTGCTCA CTGTAAGAACACGGAGTGCGAGAAGTTATGTCCAGCTCTACCTGTAACTAGTAACAACTCTCAGGACCCAG GCACCACAGTACTGTTGCCCCTGGTGATCATCTTTGGTCTTGGCCTGGCATCCTTCCTCCTCGTTGTTTTAGCATGCCGATACCAGCGGTGGAAGCCCAAGTTCTACTCCATCA TTTGTGGGCAGTCGGCTCCTGTAAAGGAG ggggagccagagcccctggcCTCGGCCCCAAGCTTCAGTCCCATCCCGAGCTTCAGTCCTGCCTCCAGTCCCACCTTCACCCCCTGTGACTCCCTGTGGTCCAACTTCAGAGTCACATCACTCCCCAGAGAGATGGCCCCGCCCCACCAAAGGGCTGGCCCCATCCTCCCTGCGCCTCCAGCCTCCACCCCCGTCCCCACCCCTGTGCAGAAGTGGGAGGCCAGCGCCCACGGCGCCCCCAGCGCCCCCGCTCCGCTCGCAGATG CCGACCCCGCGACACTGTACGCCGTGGTGGATGGCGTGCCCCCGTTGCGCTGGAAGGAGTTCGTGCGGCGCCTGGGGCTGAGTGATCACGAAATCGAGCGGCTGGAGCTGCAGAACTCACGCTGCCTGCGCGAGGCGCAGTACAGCATGCTGGCGGCCTGGCGGCGGCGCACCCCACGGCGCGAGGCCACGCTGGAGCTGCTGGGCCGCGTACTCCGCGACATGGACCTGCTCGGCTGCCTGGAGGACATCGAGGAAGCGCTGGGCGGCCCCGCCCCCATCGCGCCCGAGCCCCGCCTTCCCCGATGA